The following are encoded in a window of Streptomyces sp. 11x1 genomic DNA:
- a CDS encoding PspC domain-containing protein, which yields MTDHQHAAAEPGPGSGPDALRSTSEPQDAVPPPGTGARKPRAHEGAGAHTGAGPQAEAGTRADQSDATGPDASAGSPGPLGPPGPPHRFRRDRRYKMLGGVCAGLGRQCDMDPVIFRVVLAVLSLTGGLGLLFYGFAWLFVPYDDEEENELRKLLTGRVDGQALTAVLFALVGCGVFLTMLGNTTVLTFSVVVSLLLAGAGYWSQHRGAPDPDPLAAQAVADAPPEAQAPPVASAYPSWWRDPIVKDGTHIGGTGYLWGPWESRDRDIAAAVNIARGIRPTRQDIRVARPPKPRGPRWIGGWIFLLALLAGGAGTGATWEDRTLAASLQTGLACALTVFGLGIALSAFLGRTGAGSIFLAVVTAGLLAGTAALPSNITTDWARTKWTPRNADSVAARYELGTGVGTLDLSRVDIPKGESLSTSVEVGAGKVQVVVPPDVTVRLDIEVGLGDIQLPGDDKEDVDVAPDRSDRLTLPPAKGSGSGGTLTIDLEVGLGQAEVARAAA from the coding sequence ATGACGGATCACCAGCACGCGGCAGCGGAGCCGGGCCCCGGCTCGGGTCCGGACGCCCTGCGGTCCACCAGCGAGCCGCAGGACGCCGTGCCCCCACCGGGCACGGGGGCCAGGAAGCCGCGCGCGCACGAGGGCGCGGGCGCGCACACGGGCGCGGGCCCGCAGGCAGAAGCGGGCACGCGAGCGGATCAATCGGACGCCACCGGCCCCGACGCTTCGGCCGGTTCCCCCGGCCCTCTCGGTCCCCCCGGTCCCCCGCACAGATTCCGCCGTGACCGGCGGTACAAGATGCTGGGCGGTGTCTGTGCCGGGCTCGGGCGCCAGTGCGACATGGATCCGGTGATCTTCCGCGTGGTGCTGGCGGTGCTCTCCCTCACCGGAGGCCTCGGCCTCCTCTTCTACGGCTTCGCCTGGCTGTTCGTGCCGTACGACGACGAGGAGGAGAACGAGCTGCGCAAGCTGCTGACCGGCCGGGTCGACGGCCAGGCCCTCACGGCCGTGCTCTTCGCGCTGGTCGGCTGCGGCGTCTTCCTCACCATGCTGGGCAACACCACCGTCCTGACCTTCTCGGTGGTCGTCTCCCTGCTCCTGGCCGGCGCGGGGTACTGGTCGCAGCACCGCGGCGCCCCCGACCCCGATCCACTGGCCGCCCAGGCGGTGGCCGACGCCCCGCCGGAGGCCCAGGCACCACCGGTGGCCTCCGCCTACCCGTCGTGGTGGCGCGACCCGATAGTCAAGGACGGTACCCACATCGGTGGGACGGGCTATCTATGGGGCCCGTGGGAGTCCCGCGACCGGGACATAGCCGCGGCGGTCAACATCGCCCGGGGCATCCGGCCCACCCGTCAGGACATACGCGTGGCGCGTCCGCCGAAGCCGCGGGGGCCGCGCTGGATCGGTGGCTGGATCTTCCTGCTGGCGCTGCTCGCCGGCGGCGCGGGTACCGGAGCCACCTGGGAGGACCGCACCCTCGCCGCCAGCCTGCAGACCGGTCTGGCCTGCGCTCTGACCGTGTTCGGTCTGGGCATAGCCCTCAGCGCCTTCCTCGGCCGTACGGGAGCGGGGTCGATCTTCCTGGCGGTGGTCACGGCGGGACTCCTGGCGGGCACGGCGGCGCTTCCGTCGAACATCACCACCGACTGGGCCCGTACGAAGTGGACACCGCGGAACGCGGACAGCGTGGCGGCCCGCTACGAGCTCGGGACCGGGGTGGGGACGCTGGACCTGTCCCGGGTGGACATACCGAAGGGAGAGTCGCTGAGCACCAGCGTGGAGGTGGGCGCGGGCAAGGTGCAGGTGGTGGTTCCACCGGACGTCACCGTGCGGCTCGACATCGAAGTGGGCCTGGGTGACATCCAGTTGCCGGGTGACGACAAGGAGGACGTGGACGTGGCACCGGACAGGAGCGACCGGCTGACACTGCCCCCCGCGAAGGGCTCGGGCAGTGGGGGCACGCTCACCATCGACCTCGAAGTCGGTCTGGGACAGGCGGAGGTGGCCCGTGCTGCGGCATGA
- a CDS encoding DoxX family protein, protein MTHDIRSDSHTPYFDGGPDRRDTATRYALLPLRLFLAVTFIYAGLDKLTDSAFMADSGSGSIGDMMSAARDSSAIPAMIDMALNNPVGFGYAIAIGELAVGIGALLGFLTRLAAFGGALISLSLWLTVSWSASPYYYGNDLPYLMAWIPLILAGAPVLSVDAAIRSRRRGGTSRHRAGAAYH, encoded by the coding sequence ATGACTCACGACATTCGCTCGGACTCCCACACCCCCTACTTCGACGGCGGCCCCGACCGGCGCGACACCGCCACCCGCTACGCTCTCCTGCCCCTACGCCTCTTCCTCGCCGTCACCTTCATCTACGCCGGCTTGGACAAACTCACCGACAGTGCCTTCATGGCGGACTCCGGCTCCGGCTCCATCGGCGACATGATGAGCGCCGCCCGCGACTCCTCCGCCATCCCAGCCATGATCGACATGGCCCTGAACAACCCCGTCGGCTTCGGCTACGCCATCGCCATCGGCGAACTCGCCGTCGGTATCGGCGCCCTCCTCGGTTTCCTCACCCGCCTCGCCGCCTTCGGCGGAGCCCTGATCTCCCTCAGCCTCTGGCTCACGGTCAGCTGGTCGGCATCTCCGTACTACTACGGCAACGACCTCCCCTACCTCATGGCCTGGATCCCGCTGATCCTCGCCGGCGCCCCGGTCCTCTCGGTGGACGCCGCCATCCGTTCTCGACGCCGGGGCGGCACCAGCAGGCACCGAGCGGGCGCCGCCTACCACTGA
- a CDS encoding DUF4429 domain-containing protein, with the protein MAEIIQRDGVWAFDGDTVRITPGLHRSVALFRQTYGEIAVPLEAVAGVVYEPERKRGRLRLRLREGSDPLLQATGGRLPDEADPYRLTVDLDRSGVAEYVAEEIRRSMLLEQTPKEPAGAYLLPGPPVPVSVRSSDGTVSFDGTRVRIDWNDTSDRVKRATGPRIIDIGELVQVEWVPNSGYEDGFLRFVTRETVFSKLPPERDPFALDLWGSARRDLLTALVATAVTARLPHPSTGANGPANTTVDGARPGGVDAARPSVSDRTDASDRTGSSDHHDTLLRRLRELGELHRGGVLTDEEFAATKAAVLRGF; encoded by the coding sequence ATGGCCGAGATCATCCAGCGTGACGGCGTCTGGGCCTTCGACGGCGACACGGTCCGGATCACGCCGGGCCTGCACCGTTCCGTGGCGCTGTTCCGACAGACGTACGGGGAGATCGCGGTGCCGCTGGAGGCGGTGGCCGGTGTCGTCTACGAGCCCGAACGCAAGCGCGGGCGGCTGCGGTTGCGGCTGCGTGAGGGCAGTGATCCGCTGCTGCAGGCCACGGGCGGGCGGCTGCCGGACGAGGCCGACCCGTACCGGCTGACGGTCGATCTCGACCGGTCGGGGGTCGCCGAGTACGTGGCCGAGGAGATACGGCGGTCGATGCTGCTGGAGCAGACGCCGAAGGAGCCCGCCGGGGCCTACCTCCTGCCCGGTCCGCCCGTGCCGGTGTCGGTGCGGTCCAGTGACGGCACGGTGTCGTTCGACGGGACGCGGGTCCGGATCGACTGGAACGACACCTCCGACCGGGTCAAGCGCGCGACCGGCCCGCGGATCATCGACATCGGGGAACTGGTGCAGGTCGAGTGGGTGCCCAACTCCGGTTACGAGGACGGGTTCCTGCGGTTCGTGACGCGCGAGACCGTGTTCTCGAAGCTGCCGCCGGAGCGGGATCCGTTCGCCCTCGATCTGTGGGGCAGTGCGCGGCGCGACCTGCTCACGGCGCTCGTCGCGACGGCGGTCACGGCACGGCTCCCCCATCCGTCGACAGGGGCGAACGGCCCCGCGAACACAACCGTGGACGGCGCGCGGCCGGGCGGGGTCGACGCGGCGCGGCCGTCGGTCTCCGACCGCACCGACGCCTCCGACCGCACCGGCTCCTCCGACCACCACGACACGCTCCTGCGTCGGCTCCGCGAACTCGGGGAGCTGCACCGCGGGGGCGTCCTCACGGACGAGGAGTTCGCGGCCACGAAGGCCGCCGTGCTGCGCGGCTTCTGA
- a CDS encoding class II aldolase/adducin family protein, with amino-acid sequence MHGPTPPLPLPTDQLRFAMPPMHESVEDERRHRKERLAGALRIFGRMGFEEGVSGHITARDPEFSDCFWVNPFGMPFKHVTVSDLVLANQDGQVIEGRYHVNQAAFTVHAQVHAARPDVVAVAHCHSVHGRALSALGELLDPITQESCAFYEDQALYDHYTGVAVDADEGRRIAAVLGSRKALVLRNHGLLTVGDSVDAAAWWFLSMERSAQVQLTAKAAGRPLLIEHRLAVATREQAGGDLVAWINYQPLWQDISRSEPDLLS; translated from the coding sequence ATGCACGGGCCCACACCGCCCCTGCCTCTACCCACCGACCAGCTCCGGTTCGCCATGCCGCCGATGCACGAGTCGGTGGAGGACGAGCGACGGCACCGCAAGGAACGGCTGGCCGGGGCCCTGCGGATCTTCGGGCGCATGGGGTTCGAGGAGGGGGTCTCGGGACACATCACCGCGCGCGACCCGGAGTTCAGCGACTGCTTCTGGGTCAACCCGTTCGGGATGCCCTTCAAGCACGTCACGGTGAGTGACCTGGTCCTCGCCAACCAGGACGGCCAGGTGATCGAGGGCCGCTACCACGTGAACCAGGCCGCGTTCACCGTCCACGCCCAGGTGCACGCCGCCCGCCCGGACGTCGTCGCCGTCGCCCACTGTCACTCCGTGCACGGCCGCGCCCTGTCCGCCCTCGGCGAGCTGCTCGACCCGATCACCCAGGAGTCCTGCGCCTTCTACGAGGACCAGGCGCTCTACGACCACTACACGGGCGTCGCCGTGGACGCGGACGAGGGCCGCCGCATCGCCGCCGTCCTCGGCAGCCGCAAGGCCCTCGTGCTGCGCAACCACGGACTGCTGACGGTCGGCGACTCGGTCGACGCGGCGGCCTGGTGGTTCCTGTCCATGGAACGTTCGGCCCAGGTGCAGCTCACGGCGAAGGCGGCGGGCCGCCCCCTGCTCATCGAACACCGGCTGGCCGTCGCGACACGTGAGCAGGCGGGCGGCGACCTGGTGGCGTGGATCAACTACCAGCCGCTGTGGCAGGACATCAGCCGCAGCGAGCCGGATCTGCTGAGTTGA
- a CDS encoding pyridoxamine 5'-phosphate oxidase family protein, with protein MPENLSNWGAFVAAEPELAETVEARFGAFTHHVLATLRKDGSPRTTGLEVRFKRGELWLGMMPDSLKALDLRRDPRFALQANPGPGTGMGGGDVRVSGRAVEVDDPAEKAAYGEEVEPPEPFHLFRAELTEVVRTYVEDDKYLVVQVWKPGEPVRALKRT; from the coding sequence ATGCCGGAGAATCTTTCGAACTGGGGCGCCTTCGTCGCCGCCGAACCTGAGCTCGCCGAGACCGTCGAAGCGCGTTTCGGGGCCTTCACCCATCACGTCCTCGCCACCCTGCGCAAGGACGGGTCGCCGCGTACGACCGGGCTGGAGGTCCGGTTCAAGCGGGGGGAGCTGTGGTTGGGGATGATGCCCGACTCGCTCAAGGCACTCGATCTGCGCCGCGATCCCCGCTTCGCGTTGCAGGCCAACCCGGGGCCGGGCACGGGGATGGGCGGCGGGGACGTGCGGGTGAGCGGGCGGGCGGTCGAGGTCGACGATCCGGCGGAGAAGGCCGCGTACGGCGAAGAGGTGGAACCGCCGGAGCCGTTCCACCTCTTCCGCGCCGAGTTGACGGAGGTCGTACGGACCTACGTCGAGGACGACAAGTACCTGGTCGTCCAGGTCTGGAAGCCCGGAGAGCCGGTGCGCGCCCTCAAACGGACCTGA
- the guaA gene encoding glutamine-hydrolyzing GMP synthase — protein sequence MSSANPAAAVPDTVLVVDFGAQYAQLIARRVREARVYSEIVPSTMPVAEMLAKNPAAIILSGGPSSVYAEGAPRLDRELFEAGVPVFGMCYGFQLMATTLGGTVDNTGAREYGRTPLHVSKSGSTLFEGTPDEQSVWMSHGDACSAAPEGFTVTASTDVVPVAAFENDEKKLYGVQYHPEVMHSTHGQQVLEHFLYRGAGITPSWTTGNVIEEQVEAIRELVGDKRAICGLSGGVDSAVAAALVQKAIGSQLTCVYVDHGLMRKNETEQVEKDFVAATGVQLKVVDAEERFLKALAGVSDPEQKRKIIGREFIRVFEQAQAEIIADEGPEVAYLVQGTLYPDVVESGGGTGTANIKSHHNVGGLPEDLEFKLIEPLRKLFKDEVRMVGQELGLPEEIVQRQPFPGPGLGIRIVGEVTKERLDLLREADAIAREELTAAGLDRDIWQCPVVLLADVRSVGVQGDGRTYGHPIVLRPVSSEDAMTADWSRLPYEVLAKISTRITNEVADVNRVVLDVTSKPPGTIEWE from the coding sequence GTGTCATCAGCGAACCCCGCTGCCGCCGTTCCCGACACCGTCCTGGTCGTCGACTTCGGCGCCCAGTACGCCCAGCTCATCGCCCGACGGGTCCGCGAGGCCCGGGTCTACAGCGAGATCGTGCCGAGCACCATGCCGGTCGCGGAGATGCTCGCCAAGAACCCGGCGGCGATCATCCTCTCCGGCGGCCCCTCCTCGGTCTACGCCGAGGGCGCCCCCCGCCTCGACCGCGAGCTCTTCGAGGCCGGCGTCCCCGTCTTCGGCATGTGCTACGGCTTCCAGCTGATGGCCACCACCCTCGGCGGCACCGTCGACAACACCGGCGCCCGCGAGTACGGCCGTACCCCCCTGCACGTCTCCAAGAGCGGCAGCACCCTCTTCGAGGGCACCCCCGACGAGCAGTCCGTCTGGATGTCCCACGGCGACGCCTGCTCCGCCGCCCCCGAGGGCTTCACCGTCACGGCCTCAACCGACGTCGTCCCGGTCGCCGCCTTCGAGAACGACGAGAAGAAGCTGTACGGCGTCCAGTACCACCCGGAGGTCATGCACTCCACGCACGGCCAGCAGGTCCTGGAGCACTTCCTCTACCGGGGCGCGGGCATCACCCCCAGCTGGACCACCGGCAACGTCATCGAGGAGCAGGTCGAGGCCATCCGCGAGCTGGTCGGCGACAAGCGCGCGATCTGCGGCCTCTCCGGCGGCGTGGACTCCGCGGTCGCCGCGGCCCTCGTCCAGAAGGCCATCGGCTCCCAGCTGACCTGCGTCTACGTCGACCACGGCCTCATGCGCAAGAACGAGACCGAGCAGGTCGAGAAGGACTTCGTCGCCGCGACCGGCGTCCAGCTGAAGGTCGTCGACGCGGAGGAGCGCTTCCTGAAGGCGCTGGCCGGGGTCTCCGACCCCGAGCAGAAGCGGAAGATCATCGGCCGCGAGTTCATCCGCGTCTTCGAGCAGGCCCAGGCGGAGATCATCGCCGACGAGGGCCCCGAGGTCGCGTACCTCGTCCAGGGCACCCTCTACCCGGACGTGGTCGAGTCCGGCGGCGGCACCGGCACGGCCAACATCAAGTCCCACCACAACGTCGGCGGCCTGCCGGAAGACCTCGAGTTCAAGCTGATCGAGCCGCTCCGCAAACTCTTCAAGGACGAGGTCCGGATGGTCGGCCAGGAGCTGGGGCTCCCGGAGGAGATCGTCCAGCGTCAGCCGTTCCCGGGCCCCGGCCTCGGCATCCGGATCGTCGGCGAGGTCACCAAGGAGCGCCTCGACCTGCTCCGCGAGGCCGACGCCATCGCCCGCGAGGAGCTGACGGCGGCCGGCCTCGACCGCGACATCTGGCAGTGCCCGGTGGTGCTGCTGGCGGACGTCCGCTCCGTCGGCGTCCAGGGCGACGGCCGCACCTACGGCCACCCCATCGTGCTGCGCCCGGTCTCCTCCGAGGACGCCATGACCGCCGACTGGTCGCGACTGCCGTACGAGGTCCTCGCGAAGATCTCCACCCGGATCACCAACGAGGTCGCCGACGTCAACCGCGTCGTCCTCGACGTGACGAGCAAGCCGCCGGGCACCATCGAGTGGGAGTGA
- a CDS encoding chorismate mutase, giving the protein MTLTSTEKTGARTSEAAGVITGARERIDALDDRIIGLIQERVAVSAVIQEARIESGGRRVNLSREMEVLAHYRDALGKPGTALAMTLLELCRGRV; this is encoded by the coding sequence ATGACCCTCACCTCCACCGAGAAGACCGGTGCCCGTACCTCCGAGGCGGCCGGTGTGATCACCGGTGCCCGGGAACGCATCGACGCCCTGGACGACCGGATCATCGGCCTGATCCAGGAACGCGTGGCGGTCTCCGCCGTGATCCAGGAGGCACGGATCGAGTCCGGCGGCAGGCGCGTGAACCTGTCGCGGGAGATGGAGGTCCTGGCCCACTACAGGGACGCCCTCGGCAAGCCGGGCACCGCGCTCGCCATGACCCTGCTGGAGCTGTGCCGGGGCCGTGTCTGA
- a CDS encoding GMC family oxidoreductase, giving the protein MSYDYDVIVVGSGFGGSVTALRLTEKGYKVGVLEAGRRFTRATLPKNSWDLKNYLWAPALGLYGIQRIHLLGNVMVLAGAGVGGGSLNYANTLYVPPEPFFEDPQWKDITDWQEELKPYYDQARRMLGVRLNPTMTPSDVHLKAAAERMGVGDSFHLAPVGVFFGDGEDADGKAKAAPGDQVADPYFGGAGPARNACTECGACMTGCRHGAKNTLNENYLHLAEKAGAVVHPMTTVVAVTEDSQGGYAVTTLPTDNRRKGESRVLRARRVVLAAGTYGTQTLLHRMKANGQLPHLSDRLGMLTRTNSEALVGAQTDNRRYRKAHGAPEVDFTRGVAITSSIHPDENTHIEPVRYGKGSNAMGGLSILQVPYAGSTASGTARVLGWLAYAAKHPLLVARSLSNRRWSERTIIGLVMQSLDNSLSTHLKPKGLGKGLLTARQGHGAPNPKQIEAASRAASTIAAEINGFAGSNVGELMGTPLTAHFLGGCPIGATADDGVIDPYHRLYGHPGISVVDGAAVSANLGVNPSLTITAQAERAMSFWPNNGEPDRRPDPGEAYERLTPVVPLHPVVPGDAFGALRLPLMPVPTVPPKK; this is encoded by the coding sequence GTGTCGTACGACTACGACGTCATCGTCGTCGGATCCGGTTTCGGCGGTTCGGTCACCGCCCTGCGCCTGACCGAGAAGGGCTACAAGGTCGGCGTCCTCGAAGCGGGCCGTCGCTTCACCCGAGCCACCCTCCCCAAGAACTCCTGGGACCTGAAGAACTACCTCTGGGCGCCCGCCCTCGGCCTGTACGGCATCCAGCGCATCCACCTCCTCGGCAACGTCATGGTGCTGGCCGGAGCAGGCGTGGGCGGCGGCTCCCTCAACTACGCCAACACCCTCTACGTGCCGCCCGAGCCGTTCTTCGAGGACCCGCAGTGGAAGGACATCACCGACTGGCAGGAGGAGTTGAAGCCGTACTACGACCAGGCCCGCCGCATGCTCGGCGTACGGCTCAACCCGACGATGACCCCGTCGGACGTGCACCTGAAGGCCGCAGCCGAGCGGATGGGCGTCGGCGACAGCTTCCACCTCGCCCCGGTCGGCGTCTTCTTCGGTGACGGCGAGGACGCCGACGGCAAGGCGAAAGCCGCGCCGGGCGACCAGGTCGCGGACCCGTACTTCGGCGGCGCGGGCCCTGCCCGCAACGCCTGCACCGAGTGCGGAGCATGCATGACCGGCTGCCGCCACGGCGCGAAGAACACGCTCAACGAGAACTACCTCCACCTCGCCGAGAAGGCGGGCGCGGTGGTCCACCCGATGACCACGGTCGTGGCCGTGACGGAGGACTCGCAGGGCGGCTACGCCGTGACGACCCTCCCGACCGACAACCGCAGGAAGGGCGAGAGCCGGGTGCTCAGGGCCCGCCGCGTCGTCCTCGCGGCCGGCACCTACGGCACCCAGACCCTCCTGCACCGGATGAAGGCGAACGGCCAACTCCCGCACCTCTCGGACCGCCTGGGCATGCTGACCCGCACCAACTCCGAAGCGCTGGTCGGCGCCCAGACCGACAACCGCCGCTACCGCAAGGCGCACGGCGCGCCCGAGGTCGACTTCACCCGCGGCGTGGCGATCACCTCCTCCATCCACCCCGACGAGAACACCCACATCGAGCCGGTCCGCTACGGCAAGGGCTCCAACGCGATGGGCGGCCTGTCGATCCTCCAGGTCCCGTACGCGGGCAGCACCGCGTCGGGCACCGCCCGCGTCCTCGGCTGGCTGGCGTACGCGGCCAAACACCCCTTGCTGGTGGCCCGTTCGCTCTCCAACCGCCGCTGGTCGGAGCGGACCATCATCGGCCTGGTGATGCAGTCCCTGGACAATTCCCTGTCGACCCACCTGAAGCCGAAGGGCCTGGGCAAGGGCCTGTTGACGGCACGTCAGGGCCACGGCGCGCCCAACCCCAAGCAGATCGAGGCCGCTTCGCGGGCCGCCTCCACCATCGCCGCCGAGATCAACGGCTTCGCCGGCAGCAACGTGGGCGAGCTGATGGGCACCCCGCTCACCGCGCACTTCCTCGGCGGCTGCCCCATCGGCGCCACCGCGGACGACGGAGTGATCGACCCGTACCACCGCCTCTACGGCCACCCCGGCATCTCGGTCGTCGACGGCGCCGCCGTCTCCGCGAACCTGGGCGTCAATCCGTCCCTGACGATCACGGCGCAGGCCGAGCGGGCGATGTCGTTCTGGCCCAACAACGGCGAGCCGGACCGGCGCCCCGACCCCGGGGAGGCCTACGAACGCCTCACTCCCGTGGTGCCCCTGCACCCGGTGGTCCCGGGGGACGCCTTCGGCGCGCTCCGGCTGCCGCTGATGCCGGTTCCGACGGTGCCGCCGAAGAAGTAG
- a CDS encoding succinic semialdehyde dehydrogenase — protein MTDSQAPEKTGTTTTVTTGTNPLAAAPQGARTAADVVTPELVAQLTKGVVGSGRTANHTPFTGEKLADLPESTPEDVEQAYATARAAQAVWAQRSVRERAAVLLRFHDLVLERQAEVLDLIQLETGKARLHAHEEVQAVAVAARHYGRKAPFYLKPKRHTGAVPTLTKVTELRHPRGVIGQIAPWNYPLELSVGDAIPAFVAGNAVVMKPDTETCLTALWARDLLIEAGLPADVFQVVLGEGPVIGPEVVKHADYVSFTGSTRTGREVAQGAAARLVGVSLELGGKNAMLVLADADIEKAAAGAVRACFSSAGQLCISIERLYVHESIADAFLERFAARTKAMRLGTSLAYGADMGSLVGERQLETVTRHVDEAVEKGAKVLAGGVARPDIGPYFYEPTILDGVTEPMSVCTEETFGPVVSVYRFTDEDEAIAEANSTAYGLNASVWTKDGRRGREVASRVRAGTVNVNEGYASAYGSVQSPMGGMKDSGLGRRHGSEGILKYTEAQTVAQQRLLPMAPSLGMDDEKYAQFMSRSLRAMKALRLR, from the coding sequence ATGACGGACTCGCAGGCCCCCGAGAAGACCGGTACGACCACCACGGTAACGACCGGCACCAACCCCCTCGCGGCAGCCCCGCAGGGCGCCCGTACCGCCGCCGACGTGGTCACTCCCGAACTGGTCGCCCAGCTCACCAAGGGCGTGGTCGGCTCCGGCCGCACCGCCAACCACACGCCGTTCACCGGTGAGAAGCTCGCCGACCTGCCGGAGTCCACCCCCGAGGACGTGGAGCAGGCCTACGCGACGGCCCGCGCCGCGCAGGCCGTCTGGGCCCAGCGGTCCGTGCGGGAGCGCGCCGCCGTCCTGCTCCGCTTCCACGACCTGGTCCTCGAACGCCAGGCCGAGGTGCTCGACCTCATCCAGCTGGAGACCGGCAAGGCCCGCCTCCACGCCCACGAGGAGGTCCAGGCCGTCGCGGTCGCCGCACGTCACTACGGCCGCAAGGCCCCCTTCTACCTCAAGCCGAAACGGCACACCGGCGCCGTCCCGACCCTCACCAAGGTCACCGAACTCCGCCACCCGCGCGGCGTGATCGGCCAGATCGCCCCCTGGAACTACCCCCTCGAACTCTCCGTCGGCGACGCGATCCCCGCCTTCGTCGCGGGCAACGCCGTCGTGATGAAGCCCGACACGGAGACCTGCCTGACCGCCCTGTGGGCCCGCGACCTGCTCATCGAGGCCGGCCTGCCCGCCGACGTCTTCCAGGTCGTCCTCGGCGAGGGACCCGTCATCGGCCCCGAGGTCGTCAAGCACGCCGACTACGTCTCCTTCACCGGCTCCACCCGCACTGGGCGCGAGGTCGCCCAGGGCGCGGCCGCCCGCCTCGTCGGCGTCTCTCTCGAACTCGGCGGCAAGAACGCGATGCTGGTCCTCGCGGACGCCGACATCGAGAAGGCGGCGGCGGGCGCCGTCCGCGCCTGTTTCTCCTCCGCCGGCCAACTCTGCATATCCATCGAGCGGTTGTACGTCCACGAGTCCATCGCCGACGCCTTCCTGGAGCGCTTCGCCGCCCGCACCAAGGCCATGCGCCTCGGCACGTCCCTCGCGTACGGCGCCGACATGGGCTCCCTCGTCGGCGAACGCCAGCTGGAGACCGTCACCCGCCACGTCGACGAGGCCGTGGAGAAGGGCGCGAAGGTCCTCGCGGGCGGCGTGGCCCGCCCCGACATCGGCCCCTACTTCTACGAGCCGACCATCCTCGACGGCGTCACGGAGCCCATGTCCGTGTGCACGGAGGAGACCTTCGGCCCGGTCGTCTCCGTCTACCGCTTCACGGACGAGGACGAGGCCATAGCGGAGGCCAACTCCACCGCGTACGGCCTCAATGCCTCCGTCTGGACCAAGGACGGCCGCCGCGGCCGCGAGGTCGCCTCCCGCGTCCGCGCCGGCACGGTCAACGTCAACGAGGGCTACGCCTCCGCGTACGGCTCCGTCCAGTCCCCCATGGGCGGCATGAAGGACTCCGGCCTCGGCCGCCGCCACGGCTCCGAGGGCATCCTCAAGTACACGGAGGCCCAGACGGTCGCCCAGCAGCGCCTGCTGCCCATGGCCCCGTCCCTCGGCATGGACGACGAGAAGTACGCCCAGTTCATGAGCCGCAGCCTCCGGGCGATGAAGGCACTCCGGCTGCGCTAG